In a genomic window of Hyalangium gracile:
- the holB gene encoding DNA polymerase III subunit delta': MTLASVVGQPRAIDALQAALRSGTLHHAYLFAGPEGVGKELAAVGLAQALTCPEQPEVGCGQCASCVRVSKGLHPDVTWVMPDEERVARGLAGRSDFTGTPSRDIRVEQIRGLQERLALHGLESRRKVALITSAHRMNEPAQNAFLKTLEEPPADTTLILIAAAMDKLLPTIRSRCSKVHFAPLPVDLVAQRVQQERRLDPQTAALAAVMAGGSLGRALSLDVEGLAQRKEIITRFEALRSEDALPLLRFAEAYGGSREDAEQALALLALWTRDVALLKAGGESLANLDMKELARETAARVSEPELHRRAWLIERAQAGIGRNGSPRLQLERMLLELLMREVR; this comes from the coding sequence ATGACGCTGGCCTCGGTGGTCGGACAGCCCCGTGCGATTGATGCACTCCAGGCGGCACTGCGCAGTGGCACGCTGCATCACGCCTACTTGTTTGCCGGGCCAGAGGGCGTGGGCAAGGAGCTCGCGGCGGTGGGGCTCGCCCAGGCGCTCACCTGCCCGGAGCAGCCCGAGGTGGGGTGCGGCCAGTGCGCCAGCTGTGTGCGCGTGTCCAAGGGGCTCCACCCGGACGTGACGTGGGTGATGCCGGACGAGGAGCGCGTGGCGCGCGGGCTGGCGGGGCGCTCGGACTTCACGGGCACGCCCAGCCGGGACATCCGCGTGGAGCAGATCCGCGGCCTGCAGGAGCGGCTGGCGCTGCACGGCCTGGAGTCTCGCCGCAAGGTGGCGCTCATCACCTCCGCTCACCGCATGAACGAGCCCGCGCAGAACGCCTTCCTCAAGACGCTGGAGGAGCCGCCCGCGGACACCACGCTCATCCTCATCGCCGCGGCGATGGACAAGCTGCTGCCCACCATCCGCAGCCGGTGCAGCAAGGTGCACTTCGCTCCACTGCCGGTGGACCTGGTCGCGCAGCGCGTGCAGCAGGAGCGCCGGTTGGATCCGCAGACGGCGGCGCTCGCCGCGGTGATGGCCGGTGGCAGCCTGGGGCGCGCGCTGAGCCTGGACGTGGAGGGGCTGGCCCAGCGCAAGGAGATCATCACCCGCTTCGAGGCGCTCCGGTCGGAGGACGCGCTGCCCCTGCTGCGCTTCGCGGAGGCGTACGGCGGCTCTCGGGAGGACGCCGAGCAGGCGCTCGCCCTCCTGGCCCTCTGGACGCGGGACGTGGCGCTGCTGAAGGCCGGGGGCGAGTCCCTGGCGAACCTGGACATGAAGGAGCTGGCGCGCGAGACGGCGGCGCGTGTCTCCGAGCCCGAGCTGCACCGCCGCGCCTGGCTCATCGAGCGCGCGCAGGCGGGCATCGGGCGCAACGGCTCGCCCCGGCTGCAGCTGGAGCGGATGCTGCTGGAGCTGCTGATGCGGGAGGTCCGGTGA
- a CDS encoding response regulator transcription factor → MEHPNRLAPEEGTVQVLLVEDDERLARLTARYLQEHGLVVTVARTGPEGLAEASRHAYDVVLLDLMLPGRDGLEVCRELRTRSDVPIIMVTARGEEIDRVLGLETGADDYLPKPYSSRELLARIRAQVRRARGHAGPAVQPIQVGRLQLDPRSLTATLDGRALTLTSYEFGLLRVLAERAGRVLSREQILDLVKGSADEVFDRSIDVHIFRIRQKLEEDPRTPKLLKTVRGAGYMLTRGDES, encoded by the coding sequence ATGGAGCACCCGAACCGCCTGGCGCCCGAGGAAGGAACCGTCCAGGTCCTCCTGGTGGAGGACGATGAGCGACTGGCTCGCCTCACTGCTCGCTACCTCCAGGAGCATGGGCTCGTGGTCACGGTGGCCCGCACCGGCCCGGAGGGCCTCGCCGAGGCCAGCCGCCACGCCTACGACGTCGTCCTGCTGGATCTGATGCTCCCGGGCCGCGATGGCCTGGAGGTGTGCCGGGAGCTGCGCACCCGCAGCGATGTCCCCATCATCATGGTCACCGCGCGCGGCGAGGAGATCGACCGGGTGCTCGGGCTCGAGACGGGCGCGGACGACTACCTGCCCAAGCCCTACTCCTCTCGCGAGCTGCTCGCGCGCATCCGCGCCCAGGTGCGCCGCGCTCGCGGCCACGCGGGCCCCGCCGTCCAGCCCATCCAGGTCGGCCGGCTGCAGCTGGATCCGCGCAGCCTCACCGCCACCCTGGATGGCCGCGCCCTCACCCTGACGTCCTACGAGTTCGGGCTGCTGCGCGTGCTGGCCGAGCGCGCCGGCCGCGTCCTCAGCCGCGAGCAGATCCTGGACCTGGTCAAGGGCAGCGCGGACGAGGTGTTCGACCGCTCGATCGACGTGCACATCTTCCGCATCCGCCAGAAGCTGGAGGAGGACCCTCGCACCCCGAAGCTGCTCAAGACGGTGCGCGGCGCCGGCTACATGCTCACTCGCGGTGACGAGTCATGA
- a CDS encoding DUF2780 domain-containing protein, with translation MDLIGQLSQQLGVNPQQAQGLAGSVLGLIQGTVKEKLGADAAGQVAGAVPELQGWQQAAQAQAPAADAGGGLMGALGGLMGGGSSSGGLGGALGALGGAVSQAGEVAALVSLAQRFNIDASKATLIAPIVLNFLKSRLDPGLVSKILAVVPMLAGASGGGSGTPGGGGLGGALGGLLG, from the coding sequence ATGGACCTCATCGGACAACTCTCGCAGCAACTCGGCGTGAACCCTCAGCAGGCGCAGGGGCTCGCCGGCTCCGTGCTGGGGCTCATCCAGGGCACGGTCAAGGAGAAGCTCGGAGCGGACGCCGCCGGACAGGTGGCGGGAGCCGTCCCCGAGCTGCAGGGCTGGCAACAGGCCGCGCAGGCCCAGGCCCCCGCGGCGGACGCGGGCGGTGGGCTCATGGGCGCCCTGGGTGGGTTGATGGGTGGGGGTTCCTCCTCGGGCGGCCTGGGAGGCGCGCTGGGTGCCCTGGGCGGTGCCGTGTCCCAGGCGGGAGAGGTGGCGGCGCTCGTCTCGCTGGCCCAGCGCTTCAACATCGACGCGAGCAAGGCCACGCTGATTGCTCCCATCGTCCTCAACTTCCTCAAGTCGCGGCTCGATCCCGGGCTGGTGAGCAAGATCCTCGCGGTGGTGCCGATGCTGGCGGGGGCTTCCGGTGGCGGCTCGGGCACTCCTGGCGGCGGTGGCCTGGGCGGCGCGCTGGGCGGACTGCTGGGCTGA
- a CDS encoding cyclic nucleotide-binding domain-containing protein: MVLLFGMRSASSDKEFRRDLRGAFRFLIAFLALRVAAWTIPADAPSSVVKLVNVGWMLTFTFGVIRSCVALALKLVRLRSPVATPKILRDVISFVLYGLAALPILQTQLNLDLGGLLATSAVLSVVIGLALQETLGNLFAGLSLQLERPYQVGDFIRIKEYTGRVVQIGWRATRIVTFRRESITLPNSMVAKEIVKNFSFGYEPVAIDIEIGLSIDAPPNRVKAAVLDVMKEISTILQEPPPQCRTWSYGESSIRYQMRYWVADFSQADNTMEELYTRLWYRLKRDNIELGLPQRVLHTRTEAAQKSEFSAESVMELLRAVDLFALLVPEELDRLRCDLVARRFGKNERIIEEGEEGHTFYLVVSGEVSVRTGKGLEVTRLKRGNYFGEMSLLTGEPRAATVVAMEDSVLLELDRPAFARMFVTHPGLARQLSSLLARRRTQLRAVAEASGASSDAAPEANRILGRLRQIFSLTTHD, from the coding sequence GTGGTCCTGCTGTTCGGGATGCGCTCGGCCAGCAGCGACAAGGAGTTCCGCCGGGACCTGCGCGGCGCGTTCCGCTTCCTGATCGCCTTCCTCGCGCTGCGGGTGGCGGCCTGGACGATTCCCGCCGACGCGCCCAGCTCGGTGGTGAAGCTCGTCAACGTCGGGTGGATGTTGACCTTCACCTTCGGCGTCATCCGCTCCTGCGTGGCCCTGGCGCTGAAGCTCGTGCGCCTGCGCTCGCCGGTGGCGACGCCGAAGATCCTCCGCGACGTCATCAGCTTCGTGCTCTACGGGCTGGCGGCGCTGCCCATCCTGCAGACGCAGCTCAACCTGGACCTCGGCGGCCTGCTGGCCACCTCCGCGGTGCTGTCGGTGGTGATCGGTCTGGCGCTCCAGGAGACGCTGGGCAACCTGTTCGCGGGCCTGTCGCTGCAGCTCGAGCGGCCCTACCAGGTGGGCGACTTCATCCGCATCAAGGAGTACACGGGCCGCGTGGTGCAGATCGGCTGGCGCGCCACGCGCATCGTCACCTTCCGCCGGGAGAGCATCACCCTTCCCAACAGCATGGTGGCCAAGGAGATCGTGAAGAACTTCTCCTTCGGCTACGAGCCGGTCGCCATCGACATCGAGATCGGCCTCTCGATCGACGCGCCGCCCAACCGGGTGAAGGCGGCGGTGCTGGATGTGATGAAGGAGATCAGCACCATCCTCCAGGAGCCGCCGCCGCAGTGCCGGACGTGGTCCTATGGCGAGTCGTCCATCCGCTACCAGATGCGGTACTGGGTGGCGGACTTCTCCCAGGCGGACAACACCATGGAGGAGCTGTACACGCGGCTCTGGTACCGGCTGAAGCGCGACAACATCGAGCTCGGGCTGCCGCAGCGCGTGCTGCACACGCGCACCGAGGCGGCGCAGAAGTCCGAGTTCTCCGCGGAGTCGGTGATGGAGCTGCTCCGGGCGGTAGACCTCTTCGCCCTGCTGGTGCCGGAGGAGCTGGATCGGCTCAGGTGCGATCTGGTGGCGCGGCGCTTCGGCAAGAACGAGCGCATCATCGAGGAGGGCGAGGAGGGGCATACCTTCTACCTGGTCGTCTCGGGCGAGGTGTCGGTGCGCACGGGCAAGGGGCTGGAGGTGACGCGGCTGAAGCGCGGCAACTACTTCGGCGAGATGTCCCTGCTCACCGGCGAGCCGCGCGCGGCCACGGTGGTGGCGATGGAGGACTCGGTGCTGCTGGAGCTGGACCGGCCGGCCTTCGCGCGCATGTTCGTCACGCACCCGGGGCTGGCGCGGCAGCTCTCGTCGCTGCTGGCCAGGCGGCGCACCCAGCTGCGCGCGGTGGCCGAGGCCAGCGGCGCCAGCTCGGATGCGGCGCCCGAGGCCAACCGCATCCTCGGCCGGCTCAGGCAGATCTTCAGCCTGACCACGCATGACTGA
- a CDS encoding glutathione S-transferase family protein produces MAPTERTLYQFPISHYCEKARWLLDAKGLPYTLKNLMPGSHRGVAKKLAKGGGSVPVLVDGSVALGDSTEIALHLERTYPTPPLLPPPGPERDRALELEELFDDAGIHVRRWAYGHIIGSGANLGALMFGEYPAPQRWLGRLLVPLVKRVLTRQYRIYPDKVEESRVKVLAALDRLEREIQGDPSRYLVGSTLTIADITAASLLAPIIQPEGSPYAARADVPMPKALVQMSEELRARPAGQWVLRRYQHDRRQAAAQRPAA; encoded by the coding sequence ATGGCTCCCACCGAACGCACGCTGTACCAGTTCCCCATCTCCCACTACTGCGAGAAGGCTCGCTGGCTGCTCGACGCCAAGGGCCTGCCCTACACCCTCAAGAACCTGATGCCCGGCTCCCACCGCGGGGTGGCCAAGAAGCTGGCGAAGGGCGGCGGGAGCGTGCCGGTGCTGGTGGACGGCTCCGTGGCGCTGGGCGACTCCACCGAGATCGCCCTGCACCTGGAGCGCACCTACCCCACCCCTCCGCTGCTACCTCCGCCCGGCCCGGAGCGCGATCGGGCGCTGGAGCTGGAGGAGCTCTTCGACGACGCCGGCATCCACGTGCGCCGCTGGGCCTATGGGCACATCATCGGGAGCGGCGCGAACCTGGGTGCCCTGATGTTCGGGGAGTACCCCGCCCCCCAGCGCTGGCTGGGCCGACTGCTGGTCCCGCTCGTCAAGCGCGTCCTCACGCGTCAGTACCGCATCTATCCCGACAAGGTGGAGGAGTCCCGGGTGAAGGTGCTCGCGGCGCTGGACCGCCTCGAGCGGGAGATCCAGGGCGACCCCTCGCGCTATCTCGTGGGCTCCACCCTGACGATCGCGGACATCACCGCGGCGTCGCTGCTCGCCCCGATCATCCAGCCCGAGGGCTCGCCGTACGCGGCCCGAGCGGACGTTCCGATGCCCAAGGCCCTCGTCCAGATGTCGGAGGAGTTGCGCGCCCGTCCCGCCGGACAGTGGGTCCTGCGCCGCTACCAGCACGACCGCCGTCAGGCCGCCGCCCAGCGCCCCGCCGCCTGA
- a CDS encoding M12A family metallopeptidase: MGFGVKAEKRWANGIIPYRFIIPKEPAVRSKEGEELRRDEELYDNAVMLMGVIRRCMSEWMYFVNSDGIHISFVERGEPLQEGANVPNDEVKYIKLTDTRSTTAGANGRATGSNVGNMAMFPVASEQMDHWKSIPHELGHILGLSHENERNGRIEDAPYQAGDVPRLCYSFNKSDPPVGWLAHEVVLKNNVDDGGPYDPASIMHYPAFGYYVWNCRTDPLNDKLGEKAAAEILKKLGIKLNYPSLGEVAPEALEQLPKVFTPWAPSDGDIAMIQFMYPKKDARNS; this comes from the coding sequence ATGGGATTCGGAGTCAAGGCAGAGAAGCGGTGGGCCAACGGGATCATCCCCTACCGATTCATCATCCCCAAGGAGCCAGCTGTCCGGTCGAAGGAAGGAGAGGAGCTGAGGAGAGACGAAGAGCTCTACGACAACGCCGTCATGCTCATGGGCGTCATCCGCAGGTGCATGTCGGAGTGGATGTACTTCGTCAATTCCGATGGCATCCACATCTCGTTCGTCGAGCGGGGAGAGCCCCTCCAGGAGGGCGCCAACGTCCCGAACGACGAGGTGAAATACATCAAGCTCACCGATACCAGGAGCACCACCGCCGGCGCCAACGGCAGAGCCACGGGGAGCAACGTCGGGAACATGGCCATGTTCCCGGTCGCCTCCGAGCAGATGGATCATTGGAAGAGCATTCCCCACGAGCTCGGGCACATCCTCGGCCTGTCCCACGAGAACGAGCGCAACGGCCGCATCGAGGATGCTCCGTACCAGGCGGGAGACGTTCCGAGGCTGTGCTACTCCTTCAATAAATCCGATCCACCCGTTGGATGGCTGGCCCATGAGGTCGTGCTGAAGAACAACGTGGATGACGGAGGCCCCTACGATCCGGCGTCCATCATGCATTACCCGGCGTTTGGCTATTACGTCTGGAACTGCCGGACGGACCCGCTCAACGACAAGCTCGGAGAGAAGGCGGCAGCCGAGATCCTCAAGAAGCTGGGCATCAAGCTGAACTATCCCTCTCTCGGCGAGGTCGCGCCCGAGGCGCTGGAGCAGCTGCCCAAGGTGTTCACCCCCTGGGCGCCCAGCGACGGTGACATCGCGATGATCCAGTTCATGTATCCCAAGAAGGACGCGCGGAACTCCTGA
- a CDS encoding class I SAM-dependent methyltransferase: MQPLLYGELVPWYHLVDPPEDHEEEAVCFTAAFERVVTPPPRTLLELGSGAGNNALHLKRRFTCTLADLSPDMLALSRQQNPDCEHVQADMRTLRLNRTFDAVLIHDAICYMRTEEDLLAAATTAFVHTRPGGAAIIAPDCTRETFRDATEVLSEDDGDRSLRCLMWTWDPHPEDSTYVVDFGFLLRQGAELKAVHDQHVEGLFPRETWNRVLTQAGFRVEPLKRPIGDGLFDDIFLCRRP; this comes from the coding sequence ATGCAGCCCCTCCTCTATGGCGAGCTCGTCCCCTGGTACCACCTGGTCGATCCGCCAGAGGACCATGAGGAAGAGGCCGTGTGCTTCACGGCCGCGTTCGAGCGCGTCGTCACTCCTCCGCCGCGGACACTGCTCGAGCTCGGCTCGGGCGCCGGAAACAACGCGCTTCACCTGAAGCGTCGCTTCACCTGCACGCTCGCGGACCTCTCCCCCGACATGCTGGCGCTGAGCCGCCAGCAGAACCCCGACTGCGAGCACGTCCAGGCAGACATGCGCACCCTGCGGCTGAACCGGACGTTCGACGCGGTGCTGATCCACGACGCCATCTGCTACATGCGCACCGAGGAGGACCTGCTCGCCGCGGCGACCACGGCCTTCGTGCACACGCGGCCCGGAGGCGCCGCCATCATCGCGCCGGACTGCACCCGAGAGACCTTCCGGGACGCCACCGAGGTGCTGTCGGAGGACGACGGAGACCGCTCGCTCCGCTGTCTCATGTGGACGTGGGATCCCCACCCCGAGGACAGCACCTACGTCGTCGACTTCGGGTTCCTGCTGCGGCAGGGAGCCGAGCTCAAGGCCGTGCACGATCAGCACGTCGAGGGGCTCTTTCCTCGCGAGACGTGGAATCGCGTGCTCACCCAGGCGGGCTTCCGCGTCGAGCCCCTGAAGCGGCCCATCGGAGACGGCCTCTTCGACGACATCTTCCTGTGTCGGCGGCCCTGA
- a CDS encoding metallophosphoesterase, protein MRSSPVPVPARLTAGVLLLAPLLWAAAPEAPPRLEDAVQDTFQGVARVVAVGDVHGDVEALTEVLRLAGLIDEKGRWVGGKAHLVQTGDIADRAPRTRECYELLRRLEREAAAAGGRVHVLLGNHEAMNMLGDLRYVTPEELASYADQSPTPDAEGQPRGLAGHRVAFSPEGRYGRWLRSRPAVLRIDGTLFMHGGLQPGVPARTLAELNRWVRQDLFTGNPPGGATDSQGPLWFRGYAKDPEPQWSEGLDEVLRRFGAKRMVMGHTPTGDGRIGVRFGGRTLFIDTGLSAYYGRHLAALEIRGDRLTAIYPEGRVELLAPAVKSAPPPASKAAQGR, encoded by the coding sequence ATGCGCTCCTCTCCCGTCCCAGTTCCTGCCCGGCTCACCGCCGGAGTGCTCCTGCTCGCGCCGCTGCTCTGGGCCGCCGCCCCTGAGGCACCTCCGCGGCTGGAGGACGCGGTGCAGGACACCTTCCAGGGAGTGGCGCGTGTGGTGGCGGTGGGGGACGTGCACGGGGACGTGGAGGCGCTGACGGAGGTGCTGCGGCTCGCGGGCCTCATCGACGAGAAGGGCCGGTGGGTGGGCGGCAAGGCTCACCTGGTGCAGACGGGAGACATCGCGGATCGGGCTCCCCGGACGCGGGAGTGCTACGAGCTGCTCCGGCGGCTGGAGCGTGAGGCGGCCGCGGCGGGCGGCCGTGTGCACGTGCTGCTGGGCAACCACGAGGCGATGAACATGCTCGGGGATCTGCGCTACGTCACTCCGGAGGAGCTGGCCTCGTACGCGGATCAGAGCCCGACCCCGGATGCGGAGGGGCAGCCGCGAGGGCTCGCGGGACACCGGGTGGCCTTCAGCCCCGAGGGCCGATATGGCCGCTGGCTGCGAAGCCGCCCCGCGGTGCTGCGCATCGACGGGACGCTCTTCATGCACGGAGGGCTTCAGCCGGGAGTGCCGGCGCGGACGCTCGCGGAGCTCAACCGCTGGGTGCGCCAGGATCTCTTCACGGGCAATCCTCCTGGAGGCGCGACGGACTCGCAGGGCCCCTTGTGGTTCCGAGGCTACGCGAAGGATCCGGAGCCCCAGTGGAGCGAGGGGCTGGACGAGGTGCTGCGCCGCTTCGGCGCGAAGCGGATGGTGATGGGGCACACCCCGACGGGGGACGGCCGCATCGGGGTGAGGTTCGGCGGCCGGACGCTGTTCATCGACACCGGCCTGAGCGCCTATTACGGCCGGCACCTGGCGGCGCTGGAGATCCGAGGGGACCGGCTCACGGCGATCTACCCCGAGGGCCGGGTGGAGCTGCTCGCCCCGGCCGTGAAGAGCGCTCCGCCCCCTGCGTCGAAGGCCGCGCAGGGAAGGTGA
- a CDS encoding sensor histidine kinase, with protein MSPGRLRLPSSLLLRIYLVGIAQFVLIVAVVIGTRDLVAEPPMRRGMDHYRSFFAAEWSELVDQPAALQTALERAEKHLGHPATVRAMDGRVLASSASPPLEAPPPDPSAPPGPAQRRPPGSEEEPRRMVVALPTGGAPTAYAIILQRPPPRPPPINFAVLIGLVLGCTAVTSIAFARTLAVPLQRLAAVTRAFGEGMLDVRTGLRRRDELGQVAVAFDEMAERITHLLRSQKELIANVSHELRTPLARIRVALDLASEGDADLARESLADITTDLSELERLVEDVLTAARLDLASGQSPGATPPLHRELVEAQALLDKAAARFRATRPQHTLQVSAEEPLPVLDADPVLLRRALDNLLDNAGKYSEPGTTVRVRARPKETGLTIEIADQGIGIDASELPHLFTPFFRSDKSRARTTGGVGLGLALARRIIVAHGGTLALESQPGVGTTARILLPAAKALS; from the coding sequence ATGAGCCCAGGGCGTCTGCGCCTGCCGAGCTCGCTGCTGCTGCGCATCTATCTGGTGGGAATCGCCCAGTTCGTCCTCATCGTCGCGGTGGTGATCGGCACGAGGGATCTCGTCGCGGAGCCTCCCATGCGAAGGGGCATGGACCACTACCGCTCCTTCTTCGCCGCGGAGTGGTCCGAGCTCGTGGACCAGCCCGCCGCCCTGCAGACGGCACTGGAGCGAGCGGAGAAGCACCTGGGGCATCCAGCGACGGTGCGCGCCATGGACGGGCGGGTCCTCGCCTCCAGCGCCTCGCCTCCGCTCGAGGCCCCACCGCCCGACCCTTCGGCGCCCCCAGGCCCTGCCCAGCGACGGCCCCCGGGCTCGGAGGAGGAGCCTCGCCGGATGGTCGTCGCCCTCCCGACGGGTGGAGCGCCCACCGCCTACGCCATCATCCTCCAGAGGCCTCCGCCCCGACCGCCGCCCATCAACTTCGCGGTGCTCATCGGGCTGGTGCTCGGGTGCACGGCCGTCACCTCCATCGCCTTCGCCCGCACCCTGGCCGTGCCCCTGCAGCGGCTGGCCGCGGTGACTCGCGCCTTCGGCGAGGGGATGCTGGATGTCCGCACCGGCCTGCGCCGGCGCGACGAGCTGGGGCAGGTGGCCGTCGCCTTCGACGAGATGGCCGAGCGCATCACCCACCTGCTCCGCTCGCAGAAGGAGCTGATCGCCAACGTCTCCCACGAGCTGCGCACGCCGCTGGCGCGCATCCGCGTGGCGCTGGACCTGGCCTCCGAGGGAGACGCGGACCTGGCACGTGAGTCGCTCGCGGACATCACCACCGATCTGTCCGAGCTGGAGCGGCTGGTGGAGGACGTGCTCACCGCGGCCCGGCTGGATCTGGCCAGCGGGCAGTCTCCCGGCGCGACTCCCCCCCTGCACCGCGAGCTCGTCGAGGCCCAGGCCCTGCTGGACAAGGCCGCGGCCCGCTTCCGCGCCACCCGCCCCCAGCACACGCTGCAGGTGAGCGCCGAGGAGCCGCTGCCCGTGCTGGACGCGGACCCGGTGCTGCTGCGCCGCGCGCTCGACAACCTGCTGGACAATGCCGGCAAGTACTCCGAGCCCGGCACCACGGTGCGGGTGCGCGCACGGCCCAAGGAGACGGGGCTCACCATCGAGATCGCCGACCAGGGCATCGGCATCGACGCGAGCGAGCTGCCCCACCTCTTCACGCCCTTCTTCCGCAGCGACAAGAGCCGGGCCCGCACCACCGGCGGCGTGGGGCTGGGGCTCGCCCTGGCCCGCCGCATCATCGTCGCGCACGGCGGCACGCTCGCCCTCGAGAGCCAGCCCGGTGTGGGCACCACCGCCCGCATCCTCCTGCCCGCCGCCAAGGCGCTTTCATAG
- a CDS encoding 2-dehydropantoate 2-reductase, translated as MADTIVVAGAGSIGCFVGGLLAAAGREVRFLARPRMVAELQAHGLTLTDRDGGSRHVPAASLSVTDDPAVLAQARWILVTVKSGATVEMGESIARHAKPEAVVISLQNGIGNADRLRAVARGQRVVAGMVPFNVVHRGEGRFHRGTDGSLTVEAGVPGLLSTLSVPGLALAEHSDMSGLAWGKLLMNLNNALNALSGLPLRQQLADRRWRRVLAASQREALELMAAAKIVPAKVGKVRPRLLPGILSLPDAVFQLLAGAMVKIDPEARSSLWEDLEKRRPTEIDHLQGAVVELARSLGRDAPLNRKVLEAVKRAEAAGTGSPRMTAEALGLTRTSSS; from the coding sequence ATGGCAGACACAATCGTCGTGGCGGGAGCGGGCAGCATCGGCTGCTTCGTGGGCGGGCTGTTGGCGGCGGCGGGCCGCGAGGTGCGCTTCCTCGCCCGGCCGAGAATGGTGGCCGAGCTTCAGGCCCACGGTCTCACCCTGACCGACCGCGACGGCGGCAGCCGCCACGTGCCGGCGGCGAGCCTCTCGGTGACGGATGATCCCGCCGTGCTGGCCCAAGCGCGGTGGATCCTGGTGACGGTGAAGAGCGGCGCCACGGTGGAGATGGGGGAGTCCATCGCCCGCCACGCGAAGCCAGAGGCCGTGGTCATCAGCCTGCAGAACGGCATTGGCAACGCGGACCGGCTGCGCGCCGTCGCCAGAGGGCAGCGGGTGGTGGCCGGCATGGTGCCCTTCAACGTGGTGCACCGAGGGGAAGGGCGCTTCCACCGGGGAACGGACGGGAGCCTCACGGTGGAGGCGGGAGTGCCCGGCCTGCTGTCCACGCTGTCCGTCCCTGGCCTGGCACTGGCCGAGCACTCGGACATGAGCGGGCTCGCCTGGGGCAAGCTGCTGATGAACCTGAACAACGCGCTGAACGCCTTGTCCGGCCTTCCTCTCCGCCAGCAGCTGGCGGACCGGCGCTGGCGTCGCGTGCTGGCGGCGAGCCAGCGAGAGGCGTTGGAGCTGATGGCCGCCGCGAAGATCGTCCCCGCGAAGGTAGGGAAGGTCCGACCGAGGCTGCTCCCCGGAATCCTGTCCCTGCCGGATGCGGTGTTCCAGCTGCTGGCGGGGGCGATGGTGAAGATCGACCCGGAGGCTCGCTCCTCGCTCTGGGAGGATCTGGAGAAGCGGCGGCCGACCGAGATCGATCACCTGCAGGGCGCCGTGGTGGAACTGGCGCGCTCGCTGGGCCGAGACGCGCCGCTCAACCGGAAGGTGCTGGAGGCGGTGAAGCGCGCGGAGGCCGCCGGGACGGGCTCTCCGCGCATGACGGCCGAGGCGCTCGGCCTCACCAGAACTTCATCTTCTTGA